The DNA sequence AAGGACGACAACGGCGACAAGGGCACCAAGAGCTCCGAGGCCTCGGCCGACGCGGCCACGAAGCCCGAGCTGAAGGTCAGCGGCGCCTACGTCCCCGTCCCCGCCATGGACGACATGGCGGGCGGCTTCTTCACGCTCACCAACAAGGGCGCCGCCGACAAGCTCGTCTCGGCGTCCAGCCCGCTCGCGGGCAGCGTGACCCTGCACGCCACCAAGGGCAGCACGATGAAGGAGCAGAAGTCGTTCGCCGTGCCCGCGAACGGCCGGCTCGTCTTCGCCCGCGGCGGCAACCACATCATGCTCGAAAAGCTGAAGCACAAGCCCAAGCAGGGCGACAAGGTGGAGGTCACGCTCCGCTTCGAGAAGTCGGCCCCGATCACGGTCGAGATGCCGGTGAAGGAGGCGACGTACAACCCGAAGCCGCACTCCGGCGACCCGAAGAAGCACGCCGAGCACGACCAGCACGCCATGGCCGACGGCTCCACGGCCGATGGTTCCAAGGCCGGCAGCTCCATGGCCGACGGTTCCAAGGCCGACCAGCACGCCTCGCACTCGTCGCACGCCTCGCACTCGTCGCACTGAGGGGACTGAAGAGTTGATGCGGACCACCGCTCCCCGCCCGGGTCCCGACCTCGCCGGACTCGGGCGTCTGTTGCTCGTCGTCGCGGCCCTGGTCGCCGCCGGGCTCGGCGCCGTCCTCGCCACCGCGGCGCCCGCCGGCGCGCACGCCGCGCTGACCGACAGCGATCCCAAGCGGGGGGCGGTGGTCGCCAAGGCACCCGAGCAGGTGTCCCTGACCTTCTCCGAGAAGGTCGCCATGTCCGACGGCTCGGTACGGGTCCTCGACCCCGCGGGCAAGCGCGCCGACACCGGCAAGACCACCGACCTCGGCTCCACCACGTACGGCGTGAAGCTGAAGCCCGGCCTGCCCGACGGCACCTTCACCGTCGCCTACCAGGTCGTCTCCGCCGACAGCCACCCCATCGCCGGGGCCTTCACCTTCTCCATCGGCGCGCCGTCCGACACCAAGGTCGCGCTGCCCGACCAGGAGGTCGGCGGCGGCCTCGTCGGCAAGCTCTACGACACGGCGCGCTACCTCGCGTACGCCGGGTTCATCGTCGTCGTCGGCGGTGCCGCCTTCGTCCTCGGCTGCTGGCCGCGCGGCGCCGGTGTCCGGCCGCTCCAGCGCCTGGTCGTCTCCGGCTGGCTCGCCCTGACCGGCGCCACTCTCGCGACGCTCCTGCTCCGCGCGCCCTACACCGGCTCCGGCAAGCTCGCCGACGCCTTCGACCTCGCGAAGCTGGGCGACGTCCTGCAGACCAAGACGGGCGCCGCGCTCGTCTCGCGGCTGCTGCTGCTCGCGGCCGCCGCGCTGTTCATCGCCGTCCTTTTCGGCGCGTACGACAAGCGCGAGGACCCCAAGGAGAAGCGGGACCTCGCCTTCGGTCTGGCCGTCGGCGGCGGTGTCGTCGCCATCGGCATCGCCGCGACCTGGGCGCTCGCCGAGCACGCCTCGACCGGTATCCAGGCCGGGCTCGCCATGCCCGTCGACGTGCTGCACCTGATCGCCGTCGCCGTCTGGCTCGGCGGGGTCGTGGCCCTGCTGCTGTGCCTGTACCGGGCGCCGCTGATCGACGCGAGTGCCGTACGCCGGTTCTCCGCGGTGGCCTTCGGCAGCGTCATCGCGCTCGCGGCGACGGGGCTCTACCAGTCGTGGCGGCAGGTCGGTTCCTGGACCGCGCTGGTGGAGACCGACTACGGGCAGCTGCTCCTGATCAAGATCGGGCTCGTCGTCGTCCTCGTCGGCATCGCCTCCGTGTCCCGGCGCTGGACCGGGCGCATCATCGCCGAGGCGGGCGGCCTGGCCCCGGAGGCGGCGGCGACGGCGGTCGTCGAACAGCGCACCGGGACCGTCGGCGCCAAGAACTCCGCAGCCGCGAAGAGCGCCACCACCAAGGCCACCACCGCCAAGGGCGCCACCACCAAGAAGAAGCCCGTCGCCGTCGCGCACAGCTCCAAGACCGGGGTGGCGGCATCGGTGGACACCGACGACAGGGCCGACGACAGGGCCGACGGCGGCAAGGCGGGCGCCAAGACCGGCGCCAAGGACGGTGGCGACGACAAGCGCGCCGCCCAGCTCGCCCGGCAGCGGGCCGCCGTGGACGCCGCCCGGGAGAAGCGCGTCCGCGACGCCGACCCGCACCGCTCCGGCCTGCGCCGCTCCGTGCTCGCCGAGGTCGGCGTGGCCGTCGTGCTGCTCGCCGTCACCACGGCCCTGACCAGCACCGAGCCGGGGCGCACCGAGGAGGAGGCCAAGAACGCCGTCTCGTCCGCGCCGCGGACCGCGGGGCCCGTCAAGATCAAGATCCCGTTCGACACCGGTGGCCAGGACGGCAAGGGCACCGTGCGCCTGGAACTCGACCCCGGCCGCACCGGCAGCAACGACCTGCACGTGTACGCGACCCGGCCCAACGGCAGCGCCTTCGACATCCCCGAGGTGAAGATCGCCTTCACGCTCAAGGCCAAGGACGTCGGGCCCCTGCCCGTGGCCCCCGACCGCATCGCCACCGGACACTGGAGCGCGAGCGGAGTGCAGATTCCCATGGCCGGCGACTGGAAGGTCGCGGTGACCGTCCGCACCTCCGACATCGACCAGGTCACCCTCGACAAGAACGTGCAGATCGGCTGAACCACCATGGCGGACCACACCATTTCGCGACGGCGCCTGCTCGGTACGGCGGGCGCCACCGGCCTCGCACTCGGCGCGGCAGGCGGCGCGGCCGGATACGCGGTCGCGTCCTCGGGCTCGACCGGCGGCTCGGACACGACGGGCACGCCGCTGACGTCACTCGGGGCCGATGAGGTGATGTTTCACGGGAAACATCAGCCGGGGATCACCACGCCCGTGCAGTCCCGCGGCCATCTGGTCGCCTTCGACCTCGCCCCGGGCTCCGGGCGCAAGGAGGCGGCGGCCCTGCTGCGCCGCTGGTCGGCGGTGGCCGAGCGGTTGATGGCGGGCAAGCCGGTGGAGGGCCAGGGCCAGGGCCGGGACACCGACATCGCGCGCGACGCGGGGCCGTCCTCGCTGACCGTGACCTTCGGCTTCGGCCACAGCTTCTTCGGCCGCACCGGTCTGGAGAAGCAGCGCCCCTCCGCGCTCGACCCGCTGCCGGAGTTCTCCTCCGACCGGCTGGACAAGGCCCGCGGCAACGGCGACCTGTGGGTGCAGATCGGTGCCAACGACTCCCTGGTCGCCTTCCACGCGCTGCGCGCCCTCCAGAAGGAGACGGGCTCGGCGGCGAGGCTCCGCTGGCAGATGAACGGCTTCAACCGCTCGCCCGGCGCCACCGCCCGCCCCATGACGACGCGCAACCTCATGGGCCAGATCGACGGCACGAACAACCCGAAGCCGTCCGAGGACGACTTCAACAAGCGGATCTTCGTGCCCGACAAGGCCGCCGACGCCGACCCCGCCTGGATGGCGGGCGGCTCGTACGCCGTCGTACGCCGTATCCGGATGCTCCTGGACGACTGGGAGGGGCTCTCCGCCAAGGCCCAGGAGGGCGTCATCGGCCGCCGCAAGGCCGACGGGGCGCCGCTGACCGGTGGCACGGAGACCACCGAGATGGAGCTGGAGAAGACCACCGCGGGCGGCGACCTCGTGGTCCCGCTCAACGCGCACGCCCGCATCAGCCGCCCCGACCAGAACGGCGGCGCCGCGATGCTGCGCCGCCCGTTCTCGTACCACGACGGCCTCACCGACAAGGGCGAGCCGGACGCGGGTCTGCTCTTCATCTGCTGGCAGGCCGACCCGCTGCGCGGCTTCGTCCCGGTGCAGCGGAAGCTCGACCGGGGAGACGCCCTGTCGAAGTTCATCCGGCACGAGGCGAGCGGGGTGTACGCGGTGCCCGGCGGGGCGGAAGCCGGTGGGTATGTGGGGCAGGCGTTGCTGGAGGGGTGAGCGGAGGGCGGGGCGGGCGGGGGCAGCCGTTTCGCGGCCGTGGGCGGCCCCCGTACCGAGGCGTTCCGCGGCCACGGCGGCCTTGCGTCGAGGCGTTCCGCGACCGTGAGCGGCTCCGCGCCCAGCCGTTCCGCAACCGCGGGCGGCCCCCGCACCGAGGCGTTCCGCGGCCGTGGGCGGTCCCGCCTCCGCCAACGCGTGACGCCCGCCCCATCCGCCGCATTAGGGTGACGTCATGTCGGCGACGCGCTACACCTACCTCGGCCCTGAAGGCACCTTCACGGAGGCCGCCCTGCGCACCCTGCCGGAGGCGGCGGCCCGCGAGCTGGTGCCGATGGTCTCGGTTCCGGCCGCCCTCGACGCCGTGCGCGCGAGCGAGGCCGCGGCGGCGCTGGTGCCCATCGAGAACTCGGTGGAGGGCGGCGTCACGACCACCGTGGACGAGCTGGCCAAGGGCGAGCCGTTGATGATCTACCGCGAGGTCGTCCTGCCGATCGCCTTCGCGCTCCTGGTGCGTCCGGGCACCGCGCTCAAGGACGTCAAGACGGTGACCGGGCACCCGGTGGCCCAGCCGCAGGTGCGCAACTGGCTGGCCGCCCAGCTGCCGGACGCGGTGTGGGAGTCGGCGGCGTCGAACGCGGACGGCGCCCGCCTCGTGCAGGAGGGCCGGTTCGACGCGGCGTTCGCGGGCGAGTTCGCCGCGGTGACGTACGGGCTCGAACCGCTGGTCACCGAGATCCACGACGCGGCGAACGCGGCGACGCGGTTCGTCCTCGTGGGCCGCCCGGCCCGGCCCGCCGCGCCGACGGGCGCGGACAAGACGTCCCTGGTGATCTGGCTCGGCGACGACCACCCCGGCGCGCTTCTCGAACTGCTCCAGGAGTTCGCGGTGCGCGGCGTCAACCTGATGCGCATCGAGTCCCGTCCGACGGGGCGCGGCATCGGCAACTACTGCTTCTCCGTGGACGCCGAGGGGCACATCACGGACCGCCGTGTGGGCGAGGCGCTGATGGGCCTGAAGAGGATCTGCCCGAAGGTGCGCTTCCTCGGCTCGTATCCGCGCGCGGGCGTGGCCCCGGAGGACGTACGGCCGCCGCGCCCCGGGACGTCCGACGAGGAGTTCACGTCGGCGTCGGACTGGCTCGCGCGCTGCCAGGACGGCCGATTCTGAGCGTTTAGAGCTCCGTCACCGGGTCTTCCCGGTGCTTCGGCCTGCCCGTACACAGGCCTGGATCTGCAGTCCTACCTGCAGATTTATGTTGTCCACAGAAGTTATCCACAGGTTCCCTTCTCGACCTGGGGACAAGTCGACACGGCAGCACGACATCGTCGACAAATCGGTACCCAGCACCCAAGTCCGCCCACAGCCACTCTCGTCACTCCTTCGTCCACCTTTTTCCATGCGGCAACACTTTGGAGTTAACCAATTCCACTCGAAAGTTGGCGCTGAGCAGGTTTGGGAAGGGAATCCTTCAGCATGGGGAACCATGGAAAGAGCCCCGATCCTGCATCCACAGATCTTTCGCACAGCCTGTGGATAACTTTCCGGACAGCCCCATTCCTGTGGACAACCGGCTCCCCAAGTCCCGTTTCCCACAAGGCAATCCGGTCAAGGCGACAAGGCCCGTCTGCCCCGATTCGGGGAATGACGCCCGTTTTATTGACCCCGTCGGGCCGCGCGCGACGGCCTCGCCGAGCACCCGGCAGGCGCCCGTCCCCACCCGTGAAAGCCGAAGCGACGGGCGAGAAATTCACATTCCGGCATATCGGTCATAACGGAGGGCAGGGGAAAATCAAGTCGTGGGCCGGAAGCGCACGAAGGTAGCCTGGGGGGGTGATTGACCTTCGCCTGCTCCGTGAGGACCCCGACCGTGTTCGCGCTTCGCAGCGCGCCCGTGGAGAGGACGTCGGCCTCGTCGACTCCCTGCTCTCCGCCGACGAGCGGCGCAGGTCGTCAGGGGTCCGCTTCGACGAGCTCCGGTCCGAGCAGAAGGCGCTCGGCAAGCTCATCCCCAAGGCCTCCGGCGACGAGAAGGCCGACCTCCTGAAGAAGGCGGGCGAGCTGGCCGCCGCCGTCAAGGCGGCGGGCGCCGAGCAGGACGAGGCCGACGAGG is a window from the Streptomyces spectabilis genome containing:
- a CDS encoding copper chaperone PCu(A)C; the encoded protein is MNHRTTRRRLLTGCAIALTAGLALTGCNDDKDDNGDKGTKSSEASADAATKPELKVSGAYVPVPAMDDMAGGFFTLTNKGAADKLVSASSPLAGSVTLHATKGSTMKEQKSFAVPANGRLVFARGGNHIMLEKLKHKPKQGDKVEVTLRFEKSAPITVEMPVKEATYNPKPHSGDPKKHAEHDQHAMADGSTADGSKAGSSMADGSKADQHASHSSHASHSSH
- a CDS encoding copper resistance CopC/CopD family protein, whose product is MRTTAPRPGPDLAGLGRLLLVVAALVAAGLGAVLATAAPAGAHAALTDSDPKRGAVVAKAPEQVSLTFSEKVAMSDGSVRVLDPAGKRADTGKTTDLGSTTYGVKLKPGLPDGTFTVAYQVVSADSHPIAGAFTFSIGAPSDTKVALPDQEVGGGLVGKLYDTARYLAYAGFIVVVGGAAFVLGCWPRGAGVRPLQRLVVSGWLALTGATLATLLLRAPYTGSGKLADAFDLAKLGDVLQTKTGAALVSRLLLLAAAALFIAVLFGAYDKREDPKEKRDLAFGLAVGGGVVAIGIAATWALAEHASTGIQAGLAMPVDVLHLIAVAVWLGGVVALLLCLYRAPLIDASAVRRFSAVAFGSVIALAATGLYQSWRQVGSWTALVETDYGQLLLIKIGLVVVLVGIASVSRRWTGRIIAEAGGLAPEAAATAVVEQRTGTVGAKNSAAAKSATTKATTAKGATTKKKPVAVAHSSKTGVAASVDTDDRADDRADGGKAGAKTGAKDGGDDKRAAQLARQRAAVDAAREKRVRDADPHRSGLRRSVLAEVGVAVVLLAVTTALTSTEPGRTEEEAKNAVSSAPRTAGPVKIKIPFDTGGQDGKGTVRLELDPGRTGSNDLHVYATRPNGSAFDIPEVKIAFTLKAKDVGPLPVAPDRIATGHWSASGVQIPMAGDWKVAVTVRTSDIDQVTLDKNVQIG
- the efeB gene encoding iron uptake transporter deferrochelatase/peroxidase subunit; amino-acid sequence: MADHTISRRRLLGTAGATGLALGAAGGAAGYAVASSGSTGGSDTTGTPLTSLGADEVMFHGKHQPGITTPVQSRGHLVAFDLAPGSGRKEAAALLRRWSAVAERLMAGKPVEGQGQGRDTDIARDAGPSSLTVTFGFGHSFFGRTGLEKQRPSALDPLPEFSSDRLDKARGNGDLWVQIGANDSLVAFHALRALQKETGSAARLRWQMNGFNRSPGATARPMTTRNLMGQIDGTNNPKPSEDDFNKRIFVPDKAADADPAWMAGGSYAVVRRIRMLLDDWEGLSAKAQEGVIGRRKADGAPLTGGTETTEMELEKTTAGGDLVVPLNAHARISRPDQNGGAAMLRRPFSYHDGLTDKGEPDAGLLFICWQADPLRGFVPVQRKLDRGDALSKFIRHEASGVYAVPGGAEAGGYVGQALLEG
- the pheA gene encoding prephenate dehydratase, which produces MSATRYTYLGPEGTFTEAALRTLPEAAARELVPMVSVPAALDAVRASEAAAALVPIENSVEGGVTTTVDELAKGEPLMIYREVVLPIAFALLVRPGTALKDVKTVTGHPVAQPQVRNWLAAQLPDAVWESAASNADGARLVQEGRFDAAFAGEFAAVTYGLEPLVTEIHDAANAATRFVLVGRPARPAAPTGADKTSLVIWLGDDHPGALLELLQEFAVRGVNLMRIESRPTGRGIGNYCFSVDAEGHITDRRVGEALMGLKRICPKVRFLGSYPRAGVAPEDVRPPRPGTSDEEFTSASDWLARCQDGRF